One genomic segment of Belonocnema kinseyi isolate 2016_QV_RU_SX_M_011 chromosome 2, B_treatae_v1, whole genome shotgun sequence includes these proteins:
- the LOC117182987 gene encoding uncharacterized protein LOC117182987, translated as MAQHPGRNKTPYEGYFDVTVPLSIILGFSEDYRKIVSNAKHEIVLTRSRSDINAIVQARHEPGAEEQFEISIHKVEWMIPYVVALDQQKIHLLNIIGKDFSTTMSFRSCELYEYPLLPTTSRRKWAVKTSTQLEKPRYIVLGFQTGRKDKLIRHAKRFDHCNITNVKLFLNSQYYP; from the coding sequence ATGGCTCAACATCCCGGAAGGAACAAAACGCCTTATGAGGGATATTTTGATGTCACTGTTCCACTCAGTATAATCTTGGGATTTTCTGAAGACTATCGAAAAATCGTTTCAAACGCAAAGCATGAAATTGTTCTGACAAGATCGCGCAGTGACATAAATGCTATTGTTCAGGCACGACATGAGCCTGGAGCTGAAGAGCAATTCGAGATCTCGATACATAAAGTGGAGTGGATGATACCATATGTAGTGGCTTTAGATCAGCAAAAGATACACTTgttgaacattattggaaaagaTTTTTCCACCACCATGAGTTTTCGCTCATGTGAATTGTATGAGTACCCCCTGCTCCCCACCACCTCAAGACGTAAATGGGCTGTGAAAACGTCAACTCAGTTGGAAAAGCCACGGTACATTGTACTGGGTTTCCAGACTGGCAGAAAGGATAAACTAATCAGACATGCTAAACGCTTTGACCACTGCAATATAACCAATGTGAAGTTATTTCTCAATTCACAGTACTATCCGTAG